Proteins encoded within one genomic window of Rhodospirillaceae bacterium:
- a CDS encoding HlyD family type I secretion periplasmic adaptor subunit, with product MSDRTFSMRRGLVLGFVSLAILCGGLFGWGAFASLSGAVIATGRVAAEGGDRAVEHVDGGTVAAILVRDGDRVAAGEVLVRIDGALLRSEASVLEAELFDLVARRNRLEAEFRDAGAIAWDAMLAEAAETDPAVRAAVDGHRRLFEAKRVTRAGFVAQLRERIEQTRRQISGFEAQRRALTRQLELLGEELQAQQSLLEKGLTRKPVVLELEREMAALDGRAGEIVARVAAARGRIAELETQILQIGSRRIEEAETETREVQARENAVRERLAGLRVRIGRLEVRAPAAGIVHDLAVSAAGEVLRPGEPVAKVVPEETGFTVRAQLEPIHVDQVWPGQEAVLRFSAFSARSTPEYGGTVMRVSADALSDERSGLSWYEVELAIGAPVEPDTETGPGAWLASAEATLARWLGADKGEAEEQPERRAAAAPLALAPGMPVEAYLRTGERSPLSYLVKPLTDYFERSLREE from the coding sequence ATGAGCGACCGGACCTTCTCGATGCGCCGGGGGCTCGTGCTCGGCTTCGTCTCGCTCGCCATCCTGTGCGGGGGGCTGTTCGGGTGGGGCGCGTTCGCCTCGCTCTCGGGCGCGGTGATCGCGACCGGACGGGTCGCGGCCGAGGGCGGAGACCGGGCGGTCGAGCATGTCGACGGCGGCACGGTGGCGGCGATCCTGGTGCGTGACGGCGACCGCGTGGCGGCGGGCGAGGTGCTGGTACGCATCGACGGGGCACTGCTGCGCTCCGAAGCCTCGGTGCTTGAAGCGGAGCTGTTCGACCTCGTCGCGCGGCGCAACCGCCTCGAAGCGGAGTTCCGCGATGCCGGGGCGATCGCCTGGGACGCGATGCTCGCCGAGGCCGCGGAGACGGATCCGGCCGTGCGCGCGGCGGTCGACGGGCACCGGCGGCTGTTCGAGGCGAAACGCGTGACGCGCGCGGGCTTCGTCGCCCAGCTCCGCGAGCGCATCGAACAGACCCGCCGGCAGATCTCAGGGTTCGAAGCGCAGCGACGGGCGCTCACGCGCCAGCTCGAACTTCTCGGCGAGGAGCTTCAGGCTCAGCAGAGCCTGCTCGAGAAGGGCCTGACCCGCAAGCCCGTGGTGCTGGAGCTCGAACGCGAGATGGCGGCGCTCGACGGCCGGGCCGGCGAAATCGTGGCCCGGGTCGCGGCGGCGCGCGGCCGTATTGCCGAGCTCGAAACCCAGATCCTCCAGATCGGCAGCCGGCGCATCGAGGAGGCCGAGACCGAGACCCGCGAGGTCCAGGCGCGCGAGAACGCGGTGCGCGAGCGGCTTGCGGGCCTTCGCGTGCGCATCGGCCGGCTGGAGGTGCGCGCGCCGGCAGCGGGGATCGTCCACGATCTCGCGGTCTCGGCCGCGGGCGAGGTGCTCCGCCCCGGCGAGCCGGTCGCCAAGGTGGTGCCGGAGGAAACGGGCTTCACCGTCAGGGCGCAGCTCGAGCCCATCCACGTCGACCAGGTGTGGCCGGGCCAGGAGGCGGTGCTGCGCTTCTCCGCGTTCTCCGCGCGCTCGACGCCGGAATATGGCGGCACGGTGATGCGCGTCTCCGCCGATGCGCTGAGCGACGAGCGGAGCGGACTGTCCTGGTACGAGGTCGAGCTGGCAATCGGCGCGCCCGTGGAACCCGACACCGAAACCGGTCCCGGCGCCTGGCTCGCCTCGGCGGAGGCGACGCTGGCCCGCTGGCTCGGGGCCGACAAAGGCGAAGCAGAGGAGCAGCCGGAGCGGCGCGCGGCAGCCGCGCCGCTCGCCCTCGCGCCCGGCATGCCGGTCGAGGCGTATCTGCGCACCGGCGAGCGCTCCCCGCTCAGCTACCTCGTCAAGCCGCTCACCGACTACTTCGAACGCTCCCTGCGCGAGGAGTGA
- a CDS encoding calcium-binding protein, giving the protein MSAETLPETPEEIEEILRELGLGSDGPPSPQYHSEYHYLDAPFNHRWMDFDTHYEEVSYRAQKQEVLNNRRMPDPDPNARVDHVNFGDVFAYGENGWGGDDPLSGSDAADTLRGGQGDDFLYGGNGADFLYGDEDNDVVDGGRGNDGIFGGTGTDVLYGGLGNDTIRGGEGDDDIGGGFGDDMIYGGGGHDNLYGDAGADTIYGGDGNDRLRGGDSIGGVRSDVLYGGDGDDIIRAGSGGNKIYGGKGNDDLGGAGTFYFETGDGRDILTGERSGLAGDQKISFEEDPNIAGFDDLTIEKFDGDVHPGTNDHGGWRVWYSATDYIDLIYLPSSSPPTRPTADNFVFAEEGVAPVVEPQESEAVPSGTEPGEQDRLPLESDITLHQSSSQSGSVPGGTEAAETLEGTSGADTINGRGGDDTVRGFGGDDRLWGRMGKDILHGNAGDDWLWGGRGADTLYGGKGNDTLRGGTEGDELNGGRGADTLHGGRGKDILSGGHGRDVFVYDDADFGRDRIVDFEDGKDLLKFTGSGLQWSDLSVSNNGKGHAVVRVEGADSRIVLEGVDASLIGQDDFIF; this is encoded by the coding sequence ATGAGCGCCGAAACATTACCAGAAACTCCAGAGGAAATAGAAGAAATACTACGCGAGCTAGGGTTGGGTTCGGACGGACCGCCAAGCCCACAGTACCACTCGGAGTATCACTATCTGGATGCTCCGTTCAATCACAGGTGGATGGATTTTGACACTCATTATGAAGAGGTATCGTACAGAGCTCAAAAGCAAGAGGTTCTAAACAACCGCAGGATGCCGGATCCCGATCCGAATGCACGTGTCGACCATGTCAACTTCGGCGACGTGTTTGCATACGGAGAGAACGGATGGGGTGGAGATGACCCTCTATCCGGAAGCGATGCCGCCGACACCCTTCGCGGGGGACAGGGGGACGATTTTCTTTACGGCGGCAATGGGGCAGACTTTCTCTATGGCGACGAAGACAACGATGTCGTTGACGGCGGGCGCGGAAATGACGGCATTTTTGGTGGCACTGGCACGGATGTGCTCTACGGGGGCTTGGGAAACGACACCATTCGGGGCGGCGAGGGAGATGACGATATCGGTGGCGGGTTCGGCGATGACATGATTTATGGTGGCGGGGGCCACGACAACCTTTATGGAGACGCCGGGGCCGACACGATCTACGGCGGTGACGGAAACGACAGACTTCGCGGCGGAGACAGCATTGGTGGGGTTCGCAGCGATGTTCTCTATGGTGGCGACGGGGACGACATAATTCGGGCAGGTTCGGGCGGAAACAAGATCTACGGCGGAAAAGGCAACGACGATCTGGGTGGCGCCGGTACGTTCTATTTCGAAACCGGCGATGGCCGAGACATTTTGACAGGTGAGCGTAGCGGTCTCGCTGGAGACCAAAAAATCAGTTTCGAAGAAGATCCTAACATAGCCGGGTTTGACGACCTGACAATTGAGAAATTCGACGGTGACGTACATCCGGGTACGAACGACCACGGTGGCTGGCGTGTCTGGTATTCGGCCACCGATTATATTGATTTGATTTATTTGCCAAGTTCGTCCCCCCCGACAAGACCTACTGCGGATAATTTTGTTTTTGCGGAGGAAGGCGTTGCTCCGGTCGTCGAACCTCAGGAGTCGGAGGCTGTTCCTTCCGGCACCGAGCCCGGGGAACAGGATCGGCTTCCCCTCGAGTCCGATATCACGCTGCACCAATCGAGCAGCCAATCCGGGTCTGTGCCTGGCGGCACAGAAGCGGCGGAAACGCTGGAGGGTACGTCCGGGGCGGATACCATCAACGGCCGTGGCGGGGACGACACGGTGCGGGGTTTTGGCGGCGACGACCGGCTGTGGGGCAGGATGGGCAAGGACATCCTGCATGGCAACGCGGGCGACGACTGGCTGTGGGGCGGCCGGGGCGCCGACACGCTCTATGGTGGCAAGGGCAACGACACGCTCCGTGGCGGGACTGAGGGGGACGAGCTCAATGGCGGCCGGGGCGCCGACACGCTCCACGGCGGCAGGGGCAAGGATATCCTTTCGGGCGGCCACGGTCGGGATGTCTTCGTTTACGACGACGCCGATTTCGGGCGCGACCGCATCGTCGATTTCGAGGACGGGAAGGACCTGCTCAAGTTCACCGGCTCGGGGCTGCAATGGAGCGATCTGTCGGTCTCGAACAACGGCAAGGGTCACGCGGTGGTGCGGGTCGAGGGCGCCGACAGCAGGATCGTGCTGGAGGGGGTGGACGCGTCGCTGATCGGCCAGGACGACTTCATCTTCTGA